Proteins from a genomic interval of Symmachiella macrocystis:
- the folK gene encoding 2-amino-4-hydroxy-6-hydroxymethyldihydropteridine diphosphokinase: protein MPQCFLALGGNAGAVAETFARCLDELNSQPAVSVGQVSNSHTTAAVGAVAGDAFLNAATEIETSLAPLELLDLLQATETRLGRTREKRWGPRTLDIDIIFYGDLVCDKPRLILPHPASWYRRFVLDPLTEIAADIVHPVKGVTVAELRQRLLARPLDFAICGGNPKQRNELCEILQSQFAEADFHETLATAPALIAWLGAGDSIVEESAAAWDELPALPRLDVTRLTGTPSEALQAVVSSALGQ from the coding sequence ATGCCGCAATGCTTTCTGGCACTAGGCGGAAATGCCGGCGCAGTCGCCGAGACCTTTGCTCGCTGTCTCGATGAGTTGAATTCCCAGCCAGCTGTTTCCGTAGGCCAGGTCAGCAACTCCCACACAACCGCCGCTGTCGGTGCAGTTGCCGGAGACGCGTTTCTCAATGCGGCCACCGAAATTGAGACCAGTCTGGCCCCGCTCGAACTACTCGATTTGCTGCAGGCCACCGAAACCCGGCTGGGCCGGACCCGCGAAAAACGTTGGGGCCCACGGACGCTCGACATCGACATCATCTTTTACGGCGACCTAGTCTGCGACAAGCCTCGGTTGATCCTGCCGCACCCGGCCAGCTGGTACCGGCGATTTGTACTCGATCCGCTCACAGAAATTGCTGCGGATATCGTGCATCCAGTCAAAGGCGTGACCGTGGCTGAATTGCGACAGCGGCTCTTGGCGCGGCCGCTTGATTTCGCGATCTGCGGAGGGAACCCAAAGCAACGCAACGAGCTCTGCGAGATACTGCAATCGCAATTTGCCGAGGCGGATTTCCATGAGACCCTTGCCACTGCCCCGGCCCTCATTGCCTGGTTGGGCGCGGGGGACAGTATCGTGGAAGAGAGTGCCGCGGCATGGGACGAATTGCCCGCCCTGCCGCGACTGGATGTCACACGATTAACTGGCACACCGAGCGAGGCACTGCAGGCGGTCGTAAGTTCCGCACTCGGGCAGTAG
- a CDS encoding acyl-CoA desaturase, with protein sequence MSPQATQTKAPTQTRNHKLDRHTIKSPAPRPEQSRTEERQAGKRRQMLEGTPSTFRFRDQFPNGINWVTTGWMTVMHVGAVAALWYVSWQAMVAFFILHYITACWGITLGYHRLLTHGSMVVSRPVRYFFSLCGTLSAEGSPLFWVANHRKHHVLSDHEGDPHSPNQGFWWSHMLWFQPKDTAEQELELFKRWAPDMYNDPVQRFLHKTFILYPILLGFGLFAIGQWAVGGLGISFVLWGLCARMVVCYHCTWFVNSATHVWGYRNYESTDRSRNLWWVALLSYGEGWHNNHHAHQRLAKHGHRWYEIDVTYRTIWVLEKLGLATNVQDKLPKLGPLADGPAKLN encoded by the coding sequence GTGTCGCCACAAGCCACGCAAACCAAAGCGCCAACGCAAACGCGTAACCATAAATTAGACCGTCATACGATCAAATCTCCCGCGCCGCGCCCCGAGCAATCGCGAACGGAGGAGCGTCAGGCGGGAAAACGTCGTCAAATGCTGGAAGGTACGCCGAGTACATTCCGGTTTCGCGATCAATTTCCCAATGGCATCAATTGGGTGACCACCGGTTGGATGACGGTCATGCACGTCGGCGCCGTGGCTGCCCTGTGGTACGTCAGTTGGCAAGCCATGGTGGCGTTCTTCATTCTGCACTACATCACCGCCTGTTGGGGCATCACGCTGGGTTACCACCGGTTGCTGACCCACGGAAGCATGGTTGTCTCCCGCCCGGTTCGATATTTCTTTTCGCTGTGCGGAACACTCTCCGCCGAAGGCAGCCCGCTGTTTTGGGTGGCCAATCATCGCAAGCATCATGTGCTTTCCGATCATGAAGGGGATCCGCACTCCCCCAACCAGGGTTTCTGGTGGTCCCACATGCTGTGGTTCCAACCCAAAGATACCGCCGAACAGGAATTGGAGCTGTTCAAACGCTGGGCGCCGGACATGTACAACGATCCGGTGCAACGCTTCCTGCACAAGACCTTTATCCTGTATCCGATTTTACTTGGATTCGGGCTCTTCGCGATCGGTCAATGGGCCGTCGGCGGACTGGGCATTTCCTTCGTGCTGTGGGGACTCTGTGCCCGCATGGTTGTCTGCTACCACTGCACATGGTTTGTGAATTCCGCCACGCACGTTTGGGGTTATCGCAACTACGAATCGACTGATCGCTCACGCAACCTGTGGTGGGTGGCCCTGTTGTCCTACGGCGAAGGTTGGCACAACAACCACCACGCCCATCAACGTCTGGCGAAACACGGCCACCGTTGGTACGAGATCGACGTCACCTACCGCACAATCTGGGTGTTGGAAAAACTCGGCTTGGCCACGAACGTCCAAGACAAGTTGCCCAAACTCGGACCACTGGCCGATGGCCCGGCCAAGCTTAACTAG
- a CDS encoding Flp family type IVb pilin, whose product MNAIKQFLLDEDATTAVEYAVMLGLILLSAISAISTFGVGTGGLWGGIAAQL is encoded by the coding sequence ATGAACGCGATCAAACAATTTTTGCTCGACGAGGACGCCACAACTGCTGTAGAATATGCGGTGATGCTGGGCCTGATTCTACTGTCAGCAATCTCTGCTATCTCCACGTTTGGCGTCGGGACTGGAGGTCTCTGGGGTGGAATCGCAGCTCAGCTGTAA
- a CDS encoding RidA family protein has product MSADAKIQELGLELPAPQVPAGTYMPVVQVGNLIYVSGHGPLHANGKQIQGRVGDDLTEEQGNEAARLVGLCILSTIKNYLGSLDRVERLVKALGMVNATADFRHHPKVINGFSDLMVEVFGEKGRGARSAVGMGSLPFNIAVEVEVIFEVRD; this is encoded by the coding sequence ATGAGTGCCGACGCAAAAATTCAAGAACTCGGACTAGAACTGCCCGCTCCCCAAGTCCCCGCCGGAACCTATATGCCGGTGGTCCAAGTGGGCAATCTGATTTACGTCTCCGGGCACGGCCCTTTGCACGCCAATGGCAAGCAGATCCAAGGGCGGGTGGGCGATGATCTCACCGAAGAGCAAGGCAACGAAGCGGCCCGGCTCGTGGGACTGTGCATCTTGTCGACGATCAAGAACTATCTGGGCTCGCTCGACCGGGTGGAGCGTTTGGTCAAGGCGCTGGGCATGGTAAACGCCACCGCCGATTTTCGGCATCACCCCAAAGTGATCAACGGCTTTAGCGACTTGATGGTCGAAGTCTTCGGCGAAAAAGGTCGCGGCGCCCGTAGCGCCGTCGGCATGGGCTCACTGCCCTTCAACATCGCTGTAGAGGTCGAAGTGATTTTCGAAGTCCGCGATTGA
- the infA gene encoding translation initiation factor IF-1 yields MAKEEAIEVEGVVTEALANTQFRVELENGHMVLAHVAGKMRKHFIRIVPGDRVVVEVSPYDLNRGRIVFRER; encoded by the coding sequence ATGGCCAAAGAAGAGGCCATCGAAGTTGAAGGTGTAGTCACCGAAGCATTGGCCAATACGCAATTTCGCGTTGAGTTGGAAAATGGGCATATGGTTCTGGCCCACGTTGCCGGGAAAATGCGCAAGCACTTTATCCGTATTGTCCCAGGCGACCGTGTCGTCGTTGAAGTCTCGCCTTATGACCTCAACCGTGGACGCATTGTCTTTCGCGAGCGCTAA
- a CDS encoding YMGG-like glycine zipper-containing protein: MPRLYKSFCYFVGCVFVLPLFAGCRSMNHTENGALVGTGIGATTGAIIGHQSGHGEGGALIGAAAGALGGALVGNAQQMSEERDAAVVAAQQAEWRRHADAQAVTNDDVIRMARGGLSQEVIAGTIRSRGGRFDLSPNALIALKSEGVGDGVIQAMQTSGGPQYVAGATTVTPSAVMTVPGPPSTVYVTPRPSAQIVIGPRRWHRRPRLHRHRW, translated from the coding sequence ATGCCTCGCCTATATAAGTCGTTTTGCTATTTCGTCGGCTGCGTTTTCGTCCTGCCCTTGTTTGCTGGGTGCCGCAGTATGAATCATACCGAAAACGGAGCGCTGGTCGGCACCGGTATTGGCGCCACCACCGGTGCAATCATCGGCCACCAGTCCGGTCACGGCGAGGGAGGCGCGCTGATCGGGGCCGCTGCGGGAGCGCTGGGCGGGGCATTGGTCGGCAATGCACAACAGATGTCCGAAGAACGTGACGCAGCCGTAGTCGCTGCCCAACAGGCAGAATGGCGCCGCCACGCCGATGCTCAAGCGGTGACCAATGATGACGTGATCCGTATGGCGCGCGGCGGTCTATCGCAGGAAGTGATTGCCGGCACGATTCGCAGTCGCGGAGGACGTTTTGACCTTTCTCCCAACGCGTTGATCGCACTCAAATCCGAAGGCGTTGGGGATGGCGTGATTCAAGCCATGCAAACCAGCGGCGGACCGCAGTATGTTGCCGGTGCGACTACCGTGACCCCATCGGCCGTAATGACAGTCCCCGGTCCCCCGTCCACGGTGTATGTCACCCCGCGTCCCTCGGCGCAAATTGTGATTGGCCCACGGCGCTGGCATCGCCGCCCGCGCCTACATCGCCACCGCTGGTAA